Proteins encoded within one genomic window of Pygocentrus nattereri isolate fPygNat1 chromosome 9, fPygNat1.pri, whole genome shotgun sequence:
- the LOC108416603 gene encoding tripartite motif-containing protein 35-like isoform X2 produces the protein MAARNPLSEEELSCPVCCDIFRDPVLISCSHSVCKTCLQQFWVAKGSRECPVCRRRSSRELPPSNLVLKNVCEALLESRSQRSSAGSEGLCVLHNEKLKLFCLDDQQPVCLVCQTSKKHKSHDFCPVDEAVTEFKDKLKSALEPLHENLRVLEEAKRDYDQTAAHIKTQAQHTERQIKEGFEKLHQFLRDEEAARIAALKEEEEQKSQMMRRKIEEMNGEISALSDTIRNIEKEMEAEDVLFLQSTEKQAQLTPKDPEKTSGALINVGKHLSNLKFRVWENMQEVLQYTPVTLDPNTAHPRLHLSDDLTAVEKRDQRSSLPDNPERFDEYESVLGSEGFNSGIHCWDVQVGDSDYWELGVITESVTRKGDSFSGSVWRLRYDQSRNKIWILCPGQSGHSFTPKEKLQRVRVQLDWDRGKMTFTDLLTNTHLHTITHTFTQRVLPFFCNFSVHPLRILPVKTSVTVEQHS, from the exons ATGGCTGCTAGAAACCCTCTTTCAGAAGAAGAGCTTTCATGTCCTGTGTGCTGTGACATCTTCAGGGATCCTGTTTTAATTTCGTGCAGCCACAGTGTGTGTAAAACCTGCCTGCAGCAGTTCTGGGTAGCTAAGGGGTCTCGAGAATGTCCAGTTTGTAGAAGAAGATCCTCAAGGGAACTTCCTCCCAGTAACCTTGTACTGAAGAACGTGTGTGAGGCTCTTCTGGAGAGCAGGAGTCAGAGATCTTCAGCAGGGTCTGAGGGGCTCTGCGTTCTGCacaatgagaaactgaaactCTTCTGTCTGGATGATCAGCAGcctgtgtgtttggtgtgtcagacttcaaagaaacacaaaagtCATGACTTCTGTCCAGTAGATGAAGCTGTGACTGAGTTTAAG GATAAACTCAAGTCTGCTTTGGAGCCTCTACATGAGAATCTGAGAGTCTTAGAGGAAGCTAAACGAGACTATGACCAAACAGCCGCCCACATTAAG ACGCAGGCCCAGCACACAGAGAGGCAGATAAAGGAGGGGTTTGAGAAGCTTCACCAGTTTCTAAGAGATGAAGAAGCAGCAAGGATAGCTGCActgaaggaggaagaggagcagaagAGTCAGATGATGAGGAGGAAAATTGAGGAGATGAATGGAGAAATCTCAGCTCTTTCAGACACAATCAGGAACATAGAGAAGGAGATGGAGGCTGAGGACGTTCTGTTCTTACAG Tccacagagaaaca AGCTCAGCTCACACCAAAGGATCCAGAGAAGACATCAGGAGCTCTGATCAATGTTGGGAAGCACCTTTCCAACCTGAAGTTCAGAgtgtgggagaacatgcaggaggTTCTCCAGTACA ccCCTGTTACTCTGGACCCCAACACTGCACATCCACGCCTCCACCTGTCTGATGATCTCACTGCTGTAGAAAAGAGAGACCAGAGATCATCACTTCCTGATAatccagagagatttgatgAGTATGAGTCTGTTCTGGGTTCTGAGGGTTTTAACTCAGGGATTCACTGCTGGGACGTCCAGGTTGGAGACAGTGATTACTGGGAACTGGGTGTGATCACAGAGTCTGTAACAAGAAAAGGAGACTCTTTCTCGGGTTCAGTGTGGAGGCTGAGATACGatcaaagcagaaataaaatctgGATTCTCTGTCCAGGACAGTCAGGTCACTCCTTCACCCCTAAAGAGAAGCTGCAGAGGGTCAGAGTGCAGCTGGACTGGGACAGGGGGAAAATGACCTTCACTGATCTTCTAAccaacacacacctgcacactataacacacactttcactcagAGAGTTTTACcgtttttctgtaatttttctGTTCATCCTCTGAGGATCTTACCAGTGAAGACGTCAGTAACAGTGGAGCAGCACAGttaa
- the LOC108416603 gene encoding tripartite motif-containing protein 35-like isoform X1, protein MAARNPLSEEELSCPVCCDIFRDPVLISCSHSVCKTCLQQFWVAKGSRECPVCRRRSSRELPPSNLVLKNVCEALLESRSQRSSAGSEGLCVLHNEKLKLFCLDDQQPVCLVCQTSKKHKSHDFCPVDEAVTEFKDKLKSALEPLHENLRVLEEAKRDYDQTAAHIKTQAQHTERQIKEGFEKLHQFLRDEEAARIAALKEEEEQKSQMMRRKIEEMNGEISALSDTIRNIEKEMEAEDVLFLQNFKSTEKQAQLTPKDPEKTSGALINVGKHLSNLKFRVWENMQEVLQYTPVTLDPNTAHPRLHLSDDLTAVEKRDQRSSLPDNPERFDEYESVLGSEGFNSGIHCWDVQVGDSDYWELGVITESVTRKGDSFSGSVWRLRYDQSRNKIWILCPGQSGHSFTPKEKLQRVRVQLDWDRGKMTFTDLLTNTHLHTITHTFTQRVLPFFCNFSVHPLRILPVKTSVTVEQHS, encoded by the exons ATGGCTGCTAGAAACCCTCTTTCAGAAGAAGAGCTTTCATGTCCTGTGTGCTGTGACATCTTCAGGGATCCTGTTTTAATTTCGTGCAGCCACAGTGTGTGTAAAACCTGCCTGCAGCAGTTCTGGGTAGCTAAGGGGTCTCGAGAATGTCCAGTTTGTAGAAGAAGATCCTCAAGGGAACTTCCTCCCAGTAACCTTGTACTGAAGAACGTGTGTGAGGCTCTTCTGGAGAGCAGGAGTCAGAGATCTTCAGCAGGGTCTGAGGGGCTCTGCGTTCTGCacaatgagaaactgaaactCTTCTGTCTGGATGATCAGCAGcctgtgtgtttggtgtgtcagacttcaaagaaacacaaaagtCATGACTTCTGTCCAGTAGATGAAGCTGTGACTGAGTTTAAG GATAAACTCAAGTCTGCTTTGGAGCCTCTACATGAGAATCTGAGAGTCTTAGAGGAAGCTAAACGAGACTATGACCAAACAGCCGCCCACATTAAG ACGCAGGCCCAGCACACAGAGAGGCAGATAAAGGAGGGGTTTGAGAAGCTTCACCAGTTTCTAAGAGATGAAGAAGCAGCAAGGATAGCTGCActgaaggaggaagaggagcagaagAGTCAGATGATGAGGAGGAAAATTGAGGAGATGAATGGAGAAATCTCAGCTCTTTCAGACACAATCAGGAACATAGAGAAGGAGATGGAGGCTGAGGACGTTCTGTTCTTACAG AACTTCAAGTccacagagaaaca AGCTCAGCTCACACCAAAGGATCCAGAGAAGACATCAGGAGCTCTGATCAATGTTGGGAAGCACCTTTCCAACCTGAAGTTCAGAgtgtgggagaacatgcaggaggTTCTCCAGTACA ccCCTGTTACTCTGGACCCCAACACTGCACATCCACGCCTCCACCTGTCTGATGATCTCACTGCTGTAGAAAAGAGAGACCAGAGATCATCACTTCCTGATAatccagagagatttgatgAGTATGAGTCTGTTCTGGGTTCTGAGGGTTTTAACTCAGGGATTCACTGCTGGGACGTCCAGGTTGGAGACAGTGATTACTGGGAACTGGGTGTGATCACAGAGTCTGTAACAAGAAAAGGAGACTCTTTCTCGGGTTCAGTGTGGAGGCTGAGATACGatcaaagcagaaataaaatctgGATTCTCTGTCCAGGACAGTCAGGTCACTCCTTCACCCCTAAAGAGAAGCTGCAGAGGGTCAGAGTGCAGCTGGACTGGGACAGGGGGAAAATGACCTTCACTGATCTTCTAAccaacacacacctgcacactataacacacactttcactcagAGAGTTTTACcgtttttctgtaatttttctGTTCATCCTCTGAGGATCTTACCAGTGAAGACGTCAGTAACAGTGGAGCAGCACAGttaa